In Argonema galeatum A003/A1, one DNA window encodes the following:
- a CDS encoding NACHT domain-containing protein, with protein sequence MLEAGIAWLTGFVFQQVLKEIKLDEIAKEAAKDWLKDFFKSLPGGIYEKGRGIILPTATKKAIKQFLELVQEELQAQGLKKQEAKEYSESLILFLKDKSVREILGSAFKKDCQIIDAKALEKIWKTLHLDTLPAGFDWELIAKQYCRKVVEIRRDSAELRAILDSENLEAINENTAASTKALESIAGIIPKLDLELYRESLQEFYGKLKLNVVDMTNDQYRLLLWKMFIPQMVREALPPSRYDLPKDIQRRLCESGQIEAEFTKEDLHRYRESYLQQAIRSVLEVLKDPNNRYVVILGDPGSGKSTLLQYLALQWAEQPTEQLPLLVELRGYGPDRAAPTSFLKFFHQGTRTIQKLNQADLDKQLRSHGALVMFDGLDEVINRDRQEDVITEIISFTNEYKKARVVVTSRIVGYNPEPLGNAEFRHFTLQDLEPKQIAEFLQKWHDLALEKDPDRELLQQRLQDAIANSKAIAELAGNPLLLTMMAILNRRQELPRNRAELYKEASKVLLYAWDVDHKKLQISPDAIESPEKQAMLRQIAYEMQSGEKGIRGNIISRDKLLEIITKFLKVRDFSQPREKAQTLINQLRERNFILCYLGDEYYGFVHRTFLEYFCAWEFVDKFEKQRILTEEELKNEAFGKHWQDESWHEVLRLICGMLAEKVAGEMIEYLMSEKDESEFINLILAAECLVEVRNISTIKSTSALLLDALKNATKKVRKWETATKVIQAIATTWKNDPQTLPLLQSCVQSDPNSDVRRAAVYAIASNYKEDPQTLPLLQSWVQSAPNLVVRQTAVDAIASYYKEDPQTLPLLQSCVQSDLNWSVRRAAVDAIARYYQEDPQTLPLLLSCVQSDPDWTVRQAAVQAIAQYYKEDPQTLPLLQSCVQSDPHWGVRRAAVKAIVLYYQEDPQTLPLLQSWVQSDANSDVRYAAVDAIVQYYQEDPQTLPLLQSCVQSDANWNVRRAAVDAIAENWNQEPGMFEFFYNCAINDPFEREEDWQTNPRQTALEAILEHHGDNPRTLELLRDRSEHEPDEKLREFAKKKLQKRS encoded by the coding sequence ATGTTGGAAGCGGGGATTGCTTGGCTAACTGGATTTGTTTTCCAGCAGGTTCTTAAAGAGATAAAATTAGATGAAATCGCCAAAGAAGCAGCCAAAGATTGGCTAAAAGATTTCTTTAAAAGTTTACCGGGTGGAATTTATGAAAAGGGACGGGGAATTATTCTGCCGACTGCTACTAAGAAAGCTATCAAGCAGTTTTTGGAGTTGGTGCAAGAAGAGTTACAGGCGCAAGGTTTGAAGAAACAGGAAGCGAAAGAATATAGCGAATCGCTGATTTTATTTCTGAAAGATAAATCGGTAAGAGAAATTTTGGGAAGCGCGTTTAAAAAAGATTGTCAGATAATTGATGCTAAAGCATTAGAGAAGATTTGGAAAACTTTACATTTAGATACGTTACCTGCTGGGTTTGATTGGGAATTAATTGCTAAACAGTATTGCCGCAAGGTGGTGGAGATTCGGCGAGACTCGGCTGAATTGCGGGCTATTTTGGATTCGGAAAATTTAGAAGCGATTAACGAAAATACTGCTGCTTCTACGAAAGCATTGGAATCGATCGCCGGAATTATTCCTAAACTCGATCTAGAACTATATCGGGAAAGTTTACAGGAATTTTACGGCAAACTGAAACTGAACGTTGTTGATATGACAAACGATCAGTATCGCCTGCTATTGTGGAAAATGTTTATTCCCCAAATGGTGCGGGAAGCATTACCGCCATCGCGCTACGATTTGCCGAAAGATATTCAGCGCAGGTTATGTGAATCTGGACAAATTGAAGCAGAATTTACTAAGGAAGATTTACATCGCTATCGGGAAAGTTATCTTCAGCAAGCGATTCGATCGGTGTTGGAAGTTCTCAAAGATCCTAATAATCGTTATGTAGTAATTCTAGGCGATCCGGGGTCGGGAAAATCAACTTTATTACAATATCTCGCTTTGCAGTGGGCAGAGCAACCAACCGAACAGTTACCATTATTAGTAGAGTTGCGGGGATATGGGCCCGATCGGGCCGCGCCTACCAGCTTTTTAAAGTTTTTCCACCAGGGAACTCGCACGATCCAAAAGCTAAATCAGGCAGATTTGGATAAACAATTGCGATCGCATGGTGCGTTGGTGATGTTTGATGGGTTGGATGAGGTGATTAATCGCGATCGCCAAGAAGATGTAATCACGGAAATTATTAGCTTTACCAACGAATACAAAAAAGCGCGAGTGGTGGTGACTTCCCGCATCGTTGGTTATAACCCGGAACCGTTGGGAAATGCGGAGTTTCGTCACTTCACGCTCCAAGATTTGGAGCCAAAACAAATCGCAGAATTTCTTCAAAAGTGGCACGATTTGGCACTGGAGAAAGATCCAGATAGGGAACTTTTACAACAGCGATTGCAAGATGCGATTGCTAATTCTAAAGCAATTGCCGAACTCGCCGGAAATCCCCTGCTGCTGACGATGATGGCAATTCTCAACCGCCGCCAAGAATTGCCGAGAAATCGAGCGGAATTGTATAAAGAAGCGTCCAAAGTGTTGCTTTATGCTTGGGATGTGGATCATAAGAAATTACAAATTTCGCCTGATGCAATTGAAAGTCCAGAAAAACAGGCGATGTTGCGGCAGATTGCCTACGAAATGCAATCGGGAGAAAAGGGAATTCGCGGAAATATCATCAGTCGGGACAAGTTGCTGGAAATTATTACCAAGTTTCTGAAAGTGCGGGATTTTTCCCAACCTCGCGAAAAAGCACAAACCCTGATTAACCAACTGCGCGAACGCAATTTTATTCTCTGTTATTTGGGTGATGAGTATTACGGTTTTGTTCATCGCACGTTTTTGGAATATTTCTGCGCTTGGGAATTTGTGGATAAGTTTGAAAAGCAGCGCATTTTGACGGAGGAGGAGTTAAAAAACGAGGCGTTTGGGAAACATTGGCAGGATGAATCTTGGCATGAAGTGTTGCGGTTGATTTGCGGGATGCTGGCAGAAAAAGTAGCGGGGGAGATGATTGAGTATTTGATGAGTGAAAAGGATGAATCTGAGTTTATAAATCTAATTTTGGCGGCTGAATGTCTGGTAGAAGTGAGAAATATCTCTACTATTAAATCAACTTCTGCATTACTGCTGGATGCTTTGAAAAATGCTACCAAGAAAGTTCGGAAATGGGAAACTGCTACAAAAGTTATTCAGGCGATCGCAACAACCTGGAAAAACGACCCGCAAACCCTACCCCTACTCCAATCCTGCGTTCAGTCAGATCCGAATTCGGATGTGCGACGTGCAGCAGTGTATGCGATCGCCTCTAATTACAAAGAAGACCCGCAAACCCTACCCCTACTCCAATCCTGGGTTCAGTCCGCTCCGAATTTGGTTGTGCGACAAACAGCAGTGGATGCGATCGCCTCCTATTACAAAGAAGACCCGCAAACCCTACCCCTACTCCAATCCTGCGTTCAGTCCGATCTGAATTGGAGTGTGCGACGTGCAGCAGTGGATGCGATCGCCCGATATTACCAAGAAGACCCGCAAACCCTACCCCTACTCCTATCCTGCGTTCAGTCCGATCCGGATTGGACTGTGCGACAAGCAGCAGTTCAGGCGATCGCCCAATATTACAAAGAAGACCCGCAAACCCTACCCCTACTCCAATCCTGCGTTCAGTCCGATCCGCATTGGGGTGTGCGACGTGCAGCAGTGAAAGCGATCGTCCTATATTACCAAGAAGACCCGCAAACCCTACCCCTACTCCAATCCTGGGTTCAGTCTGATGCGAATTCGGATGTGCGATATGCAGCAGTGGATGCGATCGTCCAATATTACCAAGAAGACCCGCAAACCCTACCCCTACTCCAATCCTGCGTTCAGTCCGATGCGAATTGGAATGTGCGACGTGCAGCAGTGGATGCGATCGCCGAAAATTGGAACCAAGAACCTGGAATGTTTGAGTTTTTCTACAATTGCGCCATCAACGATCCCTTTGAGCGTGAGGAAGATTGGCAAACTAACCCCCGACAAACTGCTCTTGAAGCAATTCTAGAACATCATGGCGACAATCCCCGCACGCTGGAGTTGTTGCGCGACCGATCCGAACATGAGCCCGATGAGAAGTTGCGGGAATTTGCTAAGAAAAAATTGCAGAAAAGAAGTTGA
- a CDS encoding type II toxin-antitoxin system VapC family toxin, with protein MGQLTLPSSGIIYADTSVAIYTIESHPDYYSLLQPLWLKFQLRELEIASSELILMETLVVPLRNADTTLINAYEQLLLSSEMQLIPISQSILREVANLRATTSLRTPDAIHAATALSINCTLFLTNDKGFRNIANLPVVVLSEVLAS; from the coding sequence ATGGGACAGCTAACACTTCCTTCATCTGGCATTATTTATGCTGACACATCGGTAGCGATTTATACGATTGAAAGCCACCCTGACTATTATTCGCTACTGCAACCTCTGTGGTTAAAATTTCAATTACGCGAACTGGAAATAGCCAGCAGCGAACTAATATTGATGGAAACTTTAGTAGTTCCGTTGAGAAACGCTGATACTACTTTAATCAATGCTTACGAACAACTGCTTCTGTCATCCGAAATGCAGCTAATTCCTATCAGCCAATCTATCCTGAGAGAAGTTGCAAATTTGAGGGCAACTACCAGTTTGAGAACACCTGATGCGATTCATGCTGCCACCGCTTTATCTATAAATTGTACCCTATTTCTGACGAACGATAAAGGCTTTCGCAATATTGCCAATTTACCCGTTGTTGTCCTCAGTGAAGTGTTGGCATCTTGA
- a CDS encoding Uma2 family endonuclease — MSEPSILDPSQFPDISGLVLEDDTPLDSFINEKQQRLLTTVFYSGAETGITVPFIAAANVGLFNSIRQPGIAPDVFLSLNITAAEDWWERQVRSYLFWEFGKPPEVVIEIVSPTPGNELGSKLIDYARMRIMYYVVYDPLRQLGNTMLRVFQLQGKSYIPKDDAFFPEVGLGVTLWQGEFENVNGTWLRWCYPNGTPIPTGDELVAQREAQLSQTEAQLSQTEAQLSQTEAQLSQTEAQLSQTETQLSQTEAQLSQTETQLTEEQTRTKQALMLGIELGLKLKFGDAGLAILSEISAIYDVSLLQAIVSTLSTANSLERIQQIYRT, encoded by the coding sequence ATGTCTGAACCTTCAATCCTCGATCCGAGTCAGTTTCCAGATATTAGCGGGCTAGTCTTAGAAGATGATACCCCATTGGATAGCTTCATCAACGAAAAACAACAACGTCTGCTAACAACCGTTTTCTACAGCGGTGCTGAAACTGGTATTACCGTTCCCTTTATCGCTGCTGCTAATGTCGGTTTATTTAATAGCATCCGTCAACCTGGAATTGCGCCCGATGTTTTCCTCAGTCTTAATATTACTGCTGCTGAGGATTGGTGGGAAAGACAAGTGCGATCGTACCTTTTTTGGGAATTTGGCAAACCCCCAGAAGTGGTAATCGAAATTGTCTCCCCAACTCCCGGTAACGAATTAGGTAGCAAGCTAATAGATTACGCCCGAATGCGGATCATGTATTATGTGGTGTACGATCCCTTGCGCCAGCTGGGAAACACCATGCTGCGAGTATTTCAATTACAGGGAAAATCTTACATCCCCAAAGATGATGCTTTTTTCCCAGAAGTTGGTTTAGGAGTAACTTTGTGGCAAGGTGAATTTGAAAACGTAAATGGTACTTGGTTGCGCTGGTGCTATCCTAATGGTACTCCCATCCCCACAGGTGACGAATTGGTGGCGCAACGGGAGGCGCAGTTATCCCAGACTGAGGCGCAGTTATCCCAAACTGAGGCGCAGTTATCCCAAACTGAGGCGCAGTTATCCCAAACTGAGGCGCAGTTATCCCAAACTGAGACGCAGTTATCCCAGACTGAGGCGCAGTTATCCCAAACTGAGACGCAGTTAACTGAGGAACAGACGCGCACTAAACAAGCTCTAATGCTTGGTATTGAGCTTGGCTTAAAGCTGAAATTTGGCGATGCAGGTTTGGCTATTTTGAGCGAAATTTCGGCAATTTATGATGTAAGTTTGTTGCAGGCGATCGTCTCTACTTTATCAACAGCTAATAGTCTGGAGAGAATACAGCAAATTTATCGAACTTGA
- a CDS encoding tetratricopeptide repeat protein, protein MQPSVSETETLPIISEKELEEKINVLGEKVVDATQNGDFATSETYWTQLIELLPNNAALWSNRGNSKASQNKLEEAIADYNKAMELAPNAPDPYLNRGLVLEALGRFDDARADYDRVLELNPNDPMGYHNRGNAEGGLGQWQDAIADYEKALELAPNFAFARANYALALYQTGQTEVAIRTMRNIIRKYPQFPDMRAALTAALWVQGQHGEAESNWVATVGLDSRYKDIEWVKNIRRWPPAMVAALQKFLKIEQ, encoded by the coding sequence GTGCAACCGAGTGTTAGCGAAACGGAGACGCTGCCAATAATTAGCGAAAAAGAGTTAGAGGAAAAAATAAATGTCTTGGGCGAAAAGGTAGTTGATGCTACCCAAAATGGGGACTTTGCCACATCTGAAACTTATTGGACTCAGCTGATAGAGTTATTGCCAAATAATGCAGCTTTATGGAGCAATCGCGGTAATTCTAAGGCTAGTCAGAATAAGTTGGAGGAAGCGATCGCAGATTACAATAAAGCGATGGAACTGGCCCCCAACGCGCCCGATCCGTATCTGAATCGCGGCTTGGTTTTGGAAGCGCTGGGACGGTTCGATGATGCTAGAGCAGATTACGATCGTGTGCTGGAACTAAACCCCAACGATCCGATGGGTTACCACAACCGGGGGAATGCTGAAGGAGGTTTGGGACAATGGCAAGATGCGATCGCAGACTACGAAAAAGCACTTGAGTTAGCCCCCAACTTTGCCTTCGCCCGTGCTAACTACGCCCTTGCACTCTATCAAACTGGTCAAACAGAAGTAGCCATTCGCACCATGCGGAATATTATCCGCAAATATCCCCAATTTCCCGACATGAGGGCCGCTTTGACAGCCGCTCTTTGGGTACAGGGACAACACGGCGAAGCAGAAAGTAACTGGGTTGCAACTGTTGGACTCGACTCGCGTTATAAAGATATAGAGTGGGTGAAAAATATCCGCCGTTGGCCTCCTGCTATGGTAGCAGCCTTGCAAAAGTTCTTGAAAATTGAACAATAA
- the hisF gene encoding imidazole glycerol phosphate synthase subunit HisF, whose protein sequence is MLAKRILPCLDVKAGRVVKGVNFVDLKDAGDPVELAQVYNEAGADELVFLDITATHEDREIIIDVVYRTAEQVFIPLTVGGGIQSLEMIKQLLRAGADKVSMNSSAVRDPDFINRSSDRFGNQCIVVAIDARKRQDPNNPGWDVYVRGGRENTGKDAIAWAKEAEQRGAGELLVTSMDADGTQAGYDLKLTRTIADNVQIPVIASGGAGNCGHIYDALTEGKAEAALLASLLHYGQLSVAEIKNYLTSHHVPVRLL, encoded by the coding sequence ATGCTAGCTAAACGAATCTTACCTTGCTTGGATGTAAAAGCTGGGCGAGTTGTCAAAGGTGTCAATTTCGTCGATCTCAAGGATGCTGGCGACCCGGTGGAATTGGCACAGGTTTACAATGAGGCTGGTGCGGATGAGTTGGTGTTTCTGGATATCACTGCCACTCACGAAGACCGGGAAATTATCATAGATGTGGTATATCGCACGGCTGAGCAGGTTTTTATCCCTTTGACGGTTGGTGGCGGCATTCAATCCTTAGAAATGATTAAACAATTGTTAAGGGCTGGTGCGGATAAGGTGAGCATGAACTCATCGGCTGTGCGCGATCCAGATTTTATCAATCGATCGAGCGATCGCTTTGGCAATCAGTGTATTGTTGTGGCAATTGATGCCAGAAAGCGGCAAGACCCAAATAACCCCGGTTGGGATGTCTACGTGCGGGGCGGACGAGAAAACACTGGTAAGGATGCGATCGCCTGGGCGAAAGAAGCCGAGCAACGCGGCGCAGGAGAGCTTCTCGTGACGAGTATGGACGCTGACGGCACTCAGGCTGGATATGACCTCAAATTGACTCGCACCATTGCCGACAATGTGCAAATTCCGGTTATTGCCTCTGGCGGCGCGGGTAACTGCGGTCACATTTATGACGCCCTTACTGAGGGCAAAGCGGAAGCAGCACTCCTAGCATCCCTGTTGCATTACGGTCAACTTTCCGTAGCGGAAATAAAAAATTACTTAACATCTCACCACGTTCCAGTCAGGTTGCTGTAA
- a CDS encoding Uma2 family endonuclease, with translation MFKSIKNDRMIQAVEPDTCFYIQNYAAVIAKNSLDLTVDPPPDLAIEIDITSRTQFNNYQLLGVPELWRYTRRGLQINLLQEGKYVESNMSPNFPNIPIIELVNEYVDRTQREGRSQAIRAF, from the coding sequence ATGTTCAAATCCATTAAGAACGATCGCATGATTCAAGCTGTGGAACCAGACACTTGTTTTTATATTCAAAATTACGCGGCTGTCATCGCTAAAAACAGTTTGGACTTGACTGTCGATCCGCCTCCTGATTTAGCAATTGAAATTGATATTACTTCCCGGACTCAGTTTAATAATTATCAGTTGTTGGGAGTACCGGAACTGTGGCGCTATACAAGGCGGGGATTGCAAATTAATCTGCTGCAAGAAGGCAAGTATGTTGAGTCGAATATGAGTCCGAATTTTCCCAATATTCCTATTATTGAATTAGTTAATGAATATGTCGATCGCACTCAAAGAGAAGGCAGAAGTCAAGCCATTAGAGCTTTTTAA
- the ruvB gene encoding Holliday junction branch migration DNA helicase RuvB produces MAIISSKQQPTEPDSQPKRRRESSGKSPSSPPKSDLLAPTAAVDETDKLEEGIRPQRLADYIGQKDLKTVLEIGIAAARGRGETLDHLLLYGPPGLGKTTMALILAAEMGTSCKITGAPSLERPRDIVGLLVSLKPGEILFIDEIHRLTRMAEELLYPAMEDFRLDITIGKGQSAKTRSLPLSPFTLVGATTRAGALTSPLRDRFGLIQRLHFYEPEELTVILLRTAEILKTPISREGAEEIARRSRGTPRIANRLLKRVRDYTQVKAKGEITQEVAAEALKVFNVDPLGLDWTDRRVLSVMIQNFNGGPVGIETIASASGEDVQTIEEVYEPYLMQIGFMLRTPRGRMVTPAAWKHLGY; encoded by the coding sequence ATGGCGATAATTTCCTCAAAACAACAGCCCACCGAACCAGACTCCCAACCCAAGCGGCGTCGGGAGTCAAGTGGCAAATCTCCTTCTTCGCCGCCAAAATCAGATTTGTTGGCACCAACAGCAGCTGTTGATGAAACCGACAAGCTGGAAGAGGGAATCAGACCCCAGCGACTCGCCGACTATATCGGCCAAAAAGATCTCAAGACGGTTTTGGAAATAGGCATCGCAGCGGCTAGAGGTAGAGGCGAGACACTGGATCACCTGCTGCTGTATGGCCCTCCCGGTTTGGGCAAAACTACAATGGCGCTGATTTTAGCGGCGGAAATGGGCACCAGCTGCAAAATCACAGGGGCACCTTCCCTGGAACGTCCGCGAGACATTGTAGGCTTACTGGTGAGTCTCAAACCTGGTGAAATCCTGTTTATTGACGAAATTCATCGCCTCACCCGGATGGCAGAGGAACTTCTCTACCCAGCGATGGAAGACTTTCGGCTCGATATTACGATCGGAAAAGGTCAGAGCGCAAAGACTCGCAGTTTGCCGCTATCACCGTTTACTTTGGTAGGGGCGACGACTCGTGCGGGGGCACTGACGTCACCGTTGCGCGATCGCTTTGGTCTCATTCAACGGCTACACTTTTATGAGCCGGAAGAACTCACAGTGATTCTACTGCGGACTGCCGAGATCCTCAAAACGCCGATCTCCCGTGAAGGCGCTGAAGAAATTGCTCGCCGTTCCCGTGGTACGCCGCGAATTGCCAACCGCCTGCTCAAACGGGTGCGAGACTACACCCAAGTTAAAGCCAAAGGAGAAATTACTCAAGAGGTAGCAGCAGAAGCACTGAAAGTGTTTAATGTTGACCCTCTCGGCTTAGACTGGACAGACAGGCGGGTGTTGAGTGTTATGATCCAAAACTTCAACGGAGGGCCTGTGGGAATCGAGACAATTGCATCAGCAAGTGGTGAAGATGTCCAAACGATTGAGGAAGTTTACGAACCTTATCTAATGCAGATAGGATTTATGTTGCGGACGCCTCGCGGTCGGATGGTTACCCCAGCTGCTTGGAAGCATTTAGGATATTAG
- a CDS encoding HNH endonuclease translates to MTSNLISAELRKLVIERAFGRCEYCLIHQDVSIYSHEIDHIIALKHGGKTSADNLALSCLSCNRYKGSDFATIDSISGEIVPLFNPRRQVWNEHFSLNNGRIQGITKIGEVTVRLLKFNAPSRVLQRKILIKQGRYP, encoded by the coding sequence ATGACTTCTAATTTAATTTCTGCCGAACTGCGTAAGTTGGTTATTGAAAGGGCTTTCGGACGTTGTGAATACTGCCTGATTCATCAAGACGTTTCTATCTATAGCCATGAGATAGATCATATCATCGCCCTTAAACATGGGGGTAAAACCAGTGCTGATAATTTAGCTCTTTCATGTTTATCTTGTAACCGCTATAAAGGCTCTGATTTTGCTACTATTGATTCTATTAGCGGTGAAATTGTACCTTTATTTAACCCACGCCGTCAAGTTTGGAACGAGCATTTTTCTCTTAATAACGGTCGAATTCAAGGCATAACTAAGATTGGTGAAGTTACTGTAAGATTACTAAAGTTTAATGCTCCCAGTCGTGTACTTCAACGTAAAATTTTGATTAAGCAAGGACGGTATCCCTAA